The nucleotide window ATCTTCCATATCGGGTTCACTGAAAAACATTAAATCCCCTAAAACTACCTTTTCTGCCCCTATTTCCTTGAAAATTTCTATCGCTTTATGTTTTTCTTCATCCTCTACGTGATGTAAAGCGAAGTTGGAAACAACTATATCAATAGATCTAACATTAGGGGAATGAAAACTTCCAACACCAAAATCAACGTTATCTATACCCAGTTTTTTAGACTTCTCTATCGCCTTCTCCAGCATTCCCTCACTAATATCACGGCCAAAAACAAAACTAGCTTTACTAGCAAGTTTAACTGCAACCTCACCAGTTCCAGTACCAACATCCAGTACAACATCATTACTCGATGGATCTGCCTTCTCCACAACAGTCTCTAAACACCTTAAATACTCTATTTTCTGGTCATCGTCATATTCATCAGCTATTTCATCAAACCTAGATGCATGTTCTTCAATCTTTTCATTCATAACAAAAACTCCAAAAATACAAAACCAGAAACAAATACTACTAATTAATATCTTTATTCAACCAAAAAACTTCAACCACTAAGTGCTTTAGTAAATTTAGTTTTGACAAGATTGAAATAGTTTGTGCTGTATATATGGTTTATATGAGTTTGTTTGCTAGGTATTTTGTTGAAAGTGATATGTCTTTGTTTGAAGCCGG belongs to Methanonatronarchaeum sp. AMET-Sl and includes:
- a CDS encoding class I SAM-dependent methyltransferase, translated to MNEKIEEHASRFDEIADEYDDDQKIEYLRCLETVVEKADPSSNDVVLDVGTGTGEVAVKLASKASFVFGRDISEGMLEKAIEKSKKLGIDNVDFGVGSFHSPNVRSIDIVVSNFALHHVEDEEKHKAIEIFKEIGAEKVVLGDLMFFSEPDMEDPFHKPEVDNPAYVSELVIAFTEAGYAVTDLIKIHNEIGVLVGKKI